A single window of Lepisosteus oculatus isolate fLepOcu1 chromosome 29, fLepOcu1.hap2, whole genome shotgun sequence DNA harbors:
- the mrpl34 gene encoding large ribosomal subunit protein bL34m produces MNFCRSTSLLFSGIRINLSRALLKQGPVCGPSYLRPASSWVLSHAAADHPALPGGLPRRTGAPGPLQGLPWHQQVRTRKRGLEYQPNNIKRKRTHGWIKRISSRGGIEVILRRMLKGRKSLTH; encoded by the exons ATGAATTTCTGTAGATCGACTTCGTTGCTGTTCAGCGGAATTAGGATTAACTTGTCCAG GGCTCTCCTGAAGCAGGGTCCTGTGTGCGGTCCCTCCTACCTCCGTCCGGCCAGCAGCTGGGTCCTGTCCCACGCGGCCGCGGACCACCCGGCCCTGCCCGGCGGGCTGCCGAGACGGACGGGCGCCCCGGGGCCCCTGCAGGGGCTGCCCTGGCACCAGCAGGTCCGCACCCGCAAGCGCGGCCTGGAGTACCAGCCCAACAACATCAAGAGGAAGCGCACCCACGGGTGGATCAAGAGGATCAGCTCGCGAGGCGGGATCGAGGTGATCCTGCGGCGCATGCTCAAGGGGAGGAAGTCGCTGACGCACTGA
- the dda1 gene encoding DET1- and DDB1-associated protein 1 isoform X2, with product MADFLKGLPVYNKSNFSRFHADSVCKASNRRPSVYLPTREYPSEQIIVTEKTNILLRYLHQQWDKKNAAKKREQEQGEGESPAPPRKIARTDSQDMNEDT from the exons ATG GCGGATTTCTTGAAAGGCCTTCCTGTCTACAACAAGAGCAATTTCAGCAGGTTTCATGCCGATTCAGTGTGCAAAGCGTCG aacagGAGACCATCTGTGTACCTCCCCACACGCGAGTATCCTTCTGAACAGA TCATTGTCACCGAGAAGACGAATATTCTTCTGCGCTACCTTCATCAACAGTGGGATAAGAAG AATGCGGCCAAGAAGCGGGAACAGGAGcaaggagagggggagagcccCGCCCCCCCCCGGAAAATCGCTCGGACAGACAGCCAGGACATGAACGAAGACACTTAA
- the dda1 gene encoding DET1- and DDB1-associated protein 1 isoform X1, with amino-acid sequence MDKADFLKGLPVYNKSNFSRFHADSVCKASNRRPSVYLPTREYPSEQIIVTEKTNILLRYLHQQWDKKNAAKKREQEQGEGESPAPPRKIARTDSQDMNEDT; translated from the exons ATGGACAAG GCGGATTTCTTGAAAGGCCTTCCTGTCTACAACAAGAGCAATTTCAGCAGGTTTCATGCCGATTCAGTGTGCAAAGCGTCG aacagGAGACCATCTGTGTACCTCCCCACACGCGAGTATCCTTCTGAACAGA TCATTGTCACCGAGAAGACGAATATTCTTCTGCGCTACCTTCATCAACAGTGGGATAAGAAG AATGCGGCCAAGAAGCGGGAACAGGAGcaaggagagggggagagcccCGCCCCCCCCCGGAAAATCGCTCGGACAGACAGCCAGGACATGAACGAAGACACTTAA